Genomic segment of Benincasa hispida cultivar B227 chromosome 1, ASM972705v1, whole genome shotgun sequence:
GCTCTACCTCATATGTGAGGAAGACTCTAGTCTATCCGgctctacctcatatgcgaggacaACTCTGGTCCGTCTGGCTCCGCCTTGTACGCGAGATCGACTCTAGCCAACCTGACTctgttcaaaattttgatggcacattcttctcatcttcaagGTTTGATGGCATATCCGTCTCATCTTCAAATACTCAATGGCATATTtcccttatcttcaaattttaatcAAGAAGTAACATAACAAGGCAAACCTTTcgaggatcctccctagggtgatcaaatgggagagttgtatgCCTTTGCGGGGCCTcttcccatgacgatcaggatacacgagcgacgctacaaggtagacctttccgAGATCCTCTCTAGGGTGATCGAATTGGAGAGTTGTAACCAtttgcagggcccctcccatgacgatcaggatacacAAGCAgcgctacaaggtagacctttccgagatcctccctagggtgatcgaatgggagagttgtaagcctttgtggggcccctcccatgacaatcaggatacacgagcggtgttacaaggtagacctttccaGAGGCCCGTCTCTTGTGGCTACGTACGTCTAGCGAGATTCCTTCTCTANNNNNNNNNNNNNNNNNNNNNNNNNNNNNNNNNNNNNNNNNNNNNNNNNNNNNNNNNNNNNNNNNNNNNNNNNNNNNNNNNNNNNNNNNNNNNNNNNNNNNNNNNNNNNNNNNNNNNNNNNNNNNNNNNNNNNNNNNNNNNNNNNNNNNNNNNNNNNNNNNNNNNNNNNNNNNNNNNNNNNNNNNNNNNNNNNNNNNNNNNNNNNNNNNNNNNNNNNNNNNNNNNNNNNNNNNNNNNNNNNNNNNNNNNNNNNNNNNNNNNNNNNNNNNNNNNNNNNNNNNNNNNNNNNNNNNNNNNNNNNNNNNNNNNNNNNNNNNNNNNNNNNNNNNNNNNNNNNNNNNNNNNNNNNNNNNNNNNNNNNNNNNNNNNNNNNNNNNNNNNNNNNNNNNNNNNNNNNNNNNNNNNNNNNNNNNNNNNNNNNNNNNNNNNNNNNNNNNNNNNNNNNNNNNNNNNNNNNNNNNNNNNNNNNNNNNNNNNNNNNNNNNNNNNNNNNNNNNNNNNNNNNNNNNNNNNNNNNNNNNNNNNNNNNNNNNNNNNNNNNNNNNNNNNNNNNNNNNNNNNNNNNNNNNNNNNNNNNNNNNNNNNNNNNNNNNNNNNNNNNNNNNNNNNNNNNNNNNNNNNNNNNNNNNNNNNNNNNNNNNNNNNNNNNNNNNNNNNNNNNNNNNNNNNNNNNNNNNNNNNNNNNNNNNNNNNNNNNNNNNNNNNNNNNNNNNNNNNNNNNNNNNNNNNNNNNNNNNNNNNNNNNNNNNNNNNNNNNNNNNNNNNNNNNNNNNNNNNNNNNNNNNNNNNNNNNNNNNNNNNNNNNNNNNNNNNNNNNNNNNNNNNNNNNNNNNNNNNNNNNNNNNNNNNNNNNNNNNNNNNNNNNNNNNNNNNNNNNNNNNNNNNNNNNNNNNNNNNNNNNNNNNNNNNNNNNNNNNNNNNNNNNNNNNNNNNNNNNNNNNNNNNNNNNNNNNNNNNNNNNNNNNNNNNNNNNNNNNNNNNNNNNNNNNNNNNNNNNNNNNNNNNNNNNNNNNNNNNNNNNNNNNNNNNNNNNNNNNNNNNNNNNNNNNNNNNNNNNNNNNNNNNNNNNNNNNNNNNNNNNNNNNNNNNNNNNNNNNNNNNNNNNNNNNNNNNNNNNNNNNNNNNNNNNNNNNNNNNNNNNNNNNNNNNNNNNNNNNNNNNNNNNNNNNNNNNNNNNNNNNNNNNNNNNNNNNNNNNNNNNNNNNNNNNNNNNNNNNNNNNNNNNNNNNNNNNNNNNNNNNNNNNNNNNNNNNNNNNNNNNNNNNNNNNNNNNNNNNNNNNNNNNNNNNNNNNNNNNNNNNNNNNNNNNNNNNNNNNNNNNNNNNNNNNNNNNNNNNNNNNNNNNNNNNNNNNNNNNNNNNNNNNNNNNNNNNNNNNNNNNNNNNNNNNNNNNNNNNNNNNNNNNNNNNNNNNNNNNNNNNNNNNNNNNNNNNNNNNNNNNNNNNNNNNNNNNNNNNNNNNNNNNNNNNNNNNNNNNNNNNNNNNNNNNNNNNNNNNNNNNNNNNNNNNNNNNNNNNNNNNNNNNNNNNNNNNNNNNNNNNNNNNNNNNNNNNNNNNNNNNNNNNNNNNNNNNNNNNNNNNNNNNNNNNNNNNNNNNNNNNNNNNNNNNNNNNNNNNNNNNNNNNNNNNNNNNNNNNNNNNNNNNNNNNNNNNNNNNNNNNNNNNNNNNNNNNNNNNNNNNNNNNNNNNNNNNNNNNNNNNNNNNNNNNNNNNNNNNNNNNNNNNNNNNNNNNNNNNNNNNNNNNNNNNNNNNNNNNNNNNNNNNNNNNNNNNNNNNNNNNNNNNNNNNNNNNNNNNNNNNNNNNNNNNNNNNNNNNNNNNNNNNNNNNNNNNNNNNNNNNNNNNNNNNNNNNNNNNNNNNNNNNNNNNNNNNNNNNNNNNNNNNNNNNNNNNNNNNNNNNNNNNNNNNNNNNNNTACTAGCGATACCACGGCCATTAAGCGGTAAGCTCATTTACCAGCGATTACGCAAAGCCATCACCAGCGATACCCTACCAACTTCATGGTGATACCATACCAACTTCACTAGGAACTTATTTGAGAATCGAATTTGATTCGTTTAACAGCTGAAGAAGGAATGATACTCTGCTGACggagacaagaagaagaagaggacgaAGAAGAGTGTAGAAACGTAGAAGATCTACATCTTCAAGGTGCCGAAGCAAGTTCATCTAGACATCGGTATTTCCAGTAAGGCCATGGGTATCATGAACAACTTCATCAACAATATCTTCGATAATTGGCCAAACACGTTGTCTTTGAAGGCACCAAGGCAGTGACTAAGTTCACAAGTTCCTCTCCTTTCATAATCTTTTGTTTACAGTGCTTGCAATTAGCACGTGAAGtttgttggagagagcgagattttgagcgagaaagtgggagagagcgagagtggagagaggcGATATCGTGGGAGAGAACGAGATCAGTGAGAGTATTTTGAGCGAGattgtgggagagagcgacaccagcgagaggatttcgagcgagattctcccttatatattattttatttatttttcttttttttatcttagGCAGCCGTCTGCTTTGTGGCTAGCGATACCagccttagcgagatttccttctctTATATTGTTGGCTTATGCAAGATTCTCTCAAGTTTTAAGCTCAAAACTCATCGTCGTTGAATCTAGGGATTCAAAACTCCACCGTGACCCCTAATTCAGGCAGCCTCAATCGAGCATGATCTTTTTTTGTTGACTCTTAACTAATTTCAGCAGAATTGAAGTTCCACAACAAAAATAAACAGTATTCAATTCAAGTAAGCCGTGATTTTATCAGATTTCAACTGATTAGTAGAAAAAAATCCCATCGAACTTAGCTATATAATACTGCCAGGATGCAtgctcttcttcatttgtagtgTGATCTCTTTCGTTCTTATGTCCTTTGCAATTTGAATTATAATTCTCTTTCAATCTTATGTTCTTTACATCCTTTGTCAATCAGACTCAGATTGCAAATCAGCCTTGAATTGCAGTAGGAAGCTGTAAGTGAGAAGAAGGGAGAAAGAGGGAAAGATGGGGAATTAGGGCTTcccttccttttttgttttcatatatatatatatatatattatttttttcttttttttttgtttcttaatttttttttcacttttctcttttttttctacattttttttttctttctctcttttttttccagaagtttatttttttttctcttttttttttattatttatttttttactaacttGCTCCCCTACTATTTTTTTTGTGAGTTACGGTGCAACCAAAGGAGCAcaacaaaacaagtttttttttttaatctcatcgACCCGTCTTTGGTGTGCTcgtgtatcctgatcgtcatggagGAGGCCCCACAAAGGCTtaaactctcccattcgatcatcCTAGGTGGATCCCGAAAAGGTCTACTTTGTAGTACCGTTTGTACATCCTGATCGTTATTGGAGGGGCcctgcaaaggcttacaactctcccatttgaTCACCATAGGGAGGATTCACctaagataaaaaaaagaaaaataaataataataataataagggagaatctcgctcgaaatcctctcgctggtgtcgctctctcccacaatCTCGCTCAAAATACTCTCACTGATCTCGTTCTCTCCCACGAtatcgctctctccactctcgctctctcccactttctcgctcaaaatctcgctctctccaacaaaCTTCACGTGCTAATTGCAAGCACTGTAAACAAAAGATTATGAAAGGAGAGGAACTTGTGAACTTAGTCACTGCCTTGGTGCCTTCAAAGACAACGTGTTTGGCCAATTATCGAAGATATTGTTGATGAAGTTGTTCATGATACCCATGGCCTTACTGGAAATACCGATGTCTAGATGAACTTGCTTCGGCACCTTGAAGATGTAGATCTTCTACGTTTCTACACTCTTCTtcgtcctcttcttcttcttgtctccGTCAGCAGAGTATCATTCCTTCTTCAGCTGTTAAACGAATCAAATTCGATTCTCAAATTAAGTTCCTAGTGAAGTTGGTATGGTATCACCATGAAGTTGGTAGGGTATCGCTGGTGATGGCTTGGTATCGCTGGTAATGGCCTGGTATCGCTAGTAATAGCTTGGTATCGCTGGTAATGGCTTGATCTCGCTGGTAATCGCCTGGTATCGCTAGTAATGGCTTGGTATCGCTGGTAATGGCCTGATCTCGCTGGTAATGGTTTGGTATCGCTGGTAATGGCCTGATCTTGCTAGTAATGGCTTGGTATCGCTGGTAATGGCCTGATCTCCCTGGTAATGGTTTGTTATCACTGGTAATGGCCTGATCTCGCTGATAATGGCTTGGTATCGCTGGTAATGGCCTGATCTCGCTAATAAGGTTGTCTTCCAATACATTGGCTCTTCAAAATCTCTTCCATTtaagttcaaattcatattccattcaaattggaattaaaaGCAACTGTTATTCCAAATCTCAGTCTAAAGCCTCtaatccaaatttttattctaaattcaagCCAGCCAAATCGGGTGAGATAAATATCAAATCtgtcccaaattaaaatttggtcatatcccaaattttatcaatatttgaatggttaaccttgatattgagttataaataaaatgttgagtcaaaatttggctatattccaaattttatctcaaatttaaatcaacCTTAGTTTCTATACTCATTTCCAAGAAAAATTgagcatatcccaaatttttatCTCAAACTAAAATTGATCAAGATTCAATTTCACCCCAAATTCTAGTCCGAAatcgaattaaattaaatttgcaattaAAGTGGAACATAAATTATACTTTAGTTCAAAATAATGTTTACTTAGCAAAAGTGTGTCAAAcgaacaagatttcaaatcaaaattttgagaaaaattctcatattttgatcatgatgatgcatcaaattaaaagagtaaaaaaatCGTACTTTGATCtcaaatgacattttttttttcgagattcatccacccatatacgTGCGTAAATCTCGAAAAGgaggcatttgttgaatgagaaattttagaccaatcacaagtcaccacgtcgtttgctaaattaacgaagaatttctaaatcattgacttcGGGttcaattagaagttgacacctGTCCTgtattgaattgaagacaagtttcgaTGAAATCACGCGgatgaatcagatgagattaaattggtccaatttgatattactatttgggcttaaagtccaaactacaaaaaaagttgaattggacccaaattccatatcaggcccaaaaccaactaattatgcccaagggtcaggcccatggaccaaccaagccccacctgagaactctataaatagagaagttctcttcatttgtaagggGCGGCATTTTATACACTCAAAAGACCCAAAGAGAATTCACTAACAAGCAGAGGGCTCCCAAGACTTCTGAAGCTGCacttctataaggcagaagacctttgaagacacaattactcttccaagacttctacttcaagcttccaagactcctgaagctacactcctataaggcagaagacctttgaagacacaactactcttccaagacttctacttcaagctttcaagactcctgaagctgcactcctataaggcagaaaaTCTTTGAAGACACatatactcttccaagacttctacttcaagcttccaagactcctgaagctacacttctataaggcagaagacctttgaagacacaaatactcttccaaNaagctgcactcctataaggcagaagacctttgaagacacaaatactcttccaagacttttaCTCCAAACTTCCAAGAattctacttcaagaacattCTGTGttttccttctccaagtcaaacatattcacccaactgagagagaatcagaggatcaaatattagagattgaaccacatcGCACAACtccaacaccaactcaagttcaactccatgaaacacgtttctctagaaacctcgtgtgaacaaagGAAAATCCGTTAATTAACTTACGTTATCCAAGTGATTAACCGCCTCggtattttcctttaaattaatgCAAATGTTTGGATATATATATGGAACACTATCATCCTCAATAGATTGATATTTAGTTTAATTGTGTCATTAGTCAGAGTTTCATTCAAGCAATAAGTTTCTGAATTGAACTCTCGACAACTTACCAACCGTCGAGATATTTAAGAACTTTGGAAATTTGCGTCGAgagataataatttttttatctttaatttttttaattttgatctgAATAATCTAAATTTCATAACATTATTAAGCAAATCAAAGATATTCACAtaagaaacaaaataaacaaacaaaatcgatagtatttttttattacacaaAAGAGAGGAAGTTGGTAAAATGGTCtacaaaagaaatatatctTGACTAATACATAGAAGAAAGAACTCTCAACATCATCGCCAAACAGCATCTCCAAACAGcatcctacaaaacaaacaaaaaccataAGGTGAATCTTACAAtttaacaaaacaaagaaaatcttACGATcctaaaaaacaaagaaaatcctacaaacgatttgttactccaactattgagaactttgatatgcatcaacttcagtAAAAAGTTTAAGGACGAAATTGCGAACAACCAAGATATAGTTTATTAAGAACTCCCAGCAGCACCCTTGCGTACTCTCTTCCTTCCGACGATGTATTTTCCAACGGTTGTTTTAGGTATCGAGAgagtctcttttttttttttttagtgcagATAGACCTTTTTCCCCAAAGTTATGCAATATTAGTGAGAATAATAATTACGCTACCAAAAACAATTAAAAGCAACAAACGAAGGCAAATTCAGTCAAAGGAAGCATCCTAGGGTAACGATCGACTTGATCAAACGGTctgataaatttaattgattaaagaaTTCTTAGAATGCTTGAGTACTGATTACGTAGATCTAGAAGCCTAAAGTCCAGATATCCTCTCTCAAGTTCAACCTTTTCTCATATTGCTATATTaatccaaatttttttaatttaaaactaattaactAAGCATGATACTAAGATTCTTCTCATTTATCTCTATTACTCACCTATCACCTTCATACATAATTGAAGAACAATCTAGAAAATAGGCGTGAAGTAATCAAATGGTGATGAAGTGTCTAATCGCAATATTGACATAAATTTAGTTCACACTCGGTTGAAAAACCAACATTTAAATCAATGCCAACTATATTGGTTAATTGTTATCGACAAAATATTAAcctataaaaaatgaaatttaaaacaataaagatCAAAGAGAAGGTAGGTGAGattgaaaatgagaaattaataaaaaggatGGCTCTTTTTTCCACACTTTCAACTTTATTTGGCTATAAATACAACAGAAAAGAGTTGGGAAAAACATACAAAACAATTcctctttcttccttttcttttgccTTCCACACATAGTCATTTCTATCAAAACCAAGAGGCAATGAAGAAAGTTGTTTCGGTCAGAGCTGTTTGTCTGTTCATAGCAGCGATGGCGGCCCTTCTCAGCGTAGCTCGTGTTGCAGAGGCGGTGAATTGCAACCCTCTGGAGCTGAACTCATGTGCCGGGGCAATCTCGTCGTCGTCGAACCCATCGAGGACTTGCTGCAGTAAGTTGCAAGAGCAAAAACCATGCCTTTGTGGGTACTTAAGGGACCCATCCTTGAGGCCTTATGTGAATGCTCCTGGCGCCAAATATGTTGCTTCCAAATGTGGCGTTCCCATTCCCAACTGCTAGACAGAGGCTCTTGCTTTTGGTTGTGATGGAAATTATGTGGGAATAATCTTATATAACAAAGTCAGTatgaaaataatcaaaatgaaaaatgatcTATGTTTTCTTTCCCTTTAAATGATATTGAAGTATAAGTTCATCGCCATCTATAtgcttttttatttctttttagttcaaataaaataataggtATGGTGTATGTGCCTAAAAGTTATATTTTCagattggtatttttttttatttcggTCAatgtttaacttttttttttacgttGAAAAGAGTAGTATTGAAATAAAGCATGAAAGGTTAAGGGCTATAAAACAAGGGAAATTACACTGTATGGTAAATACATCTTAAGAAACTAGAACCatgatttcaattttttgtaattatatgtGTAGCAATCATATAGTAATGACATaataatcacatagaaatcagatagcaatcatATAATAATCACATAAAAATCAGACAGCaattaaattttaagataaaatttttTGATATGTTTGTAAAAAAGCAAAATCTAGAAATATGtgccaaatttttaatttttttaattaaagttgcAATTATTCCATTACATTGTATGGTAAATACATCTTAAGAAACGAAAGTCATGactctaattttttttgtaattgtagGTGTGACAATCACATAGTAATTACATACCAATCATATAGAAATTAGATAACAATCACATAAAAATCACATAGCAATCAAATTGAAATCGGATAACAATTAAATTTTCagatataaattttttttgatatatttgtaaaaaaataaaacttaaaaatacgTGCccagttttcatttttatttttattaaacttGCAATTGCCCCATGAAACAGAATGGATGTACTTTAATTTCAAGATTTCCGTCTAATTATTAGTcaatatttagtttttatgatattaaatttaatcaaaattagatcttacatttttttaataaattgtattatattaatatatccTCACTTCTTACTAAACTCTTGTCCTGAAATTAAGAGTGGATTTGGACACCCTGTCTCTGAGTTTGAGAATTTTATCCATGTGTCTTTTAGACAGAATTTAGTCTATTTTATTGGTTGGTTTTAAAGGAAATTGTAATCCAGTCTCagaagaaattaaatattaatcgaacttttttaaataaattaataagacCTGCTAAGATATGCAAATGTTTGTTCTAAAAGaattctttttatataaaaaatatcaaattgcaccgataaattttaaagttgtaTCGATTTAAATTATACCAATTTAGATACTTCAATTTTTAATGAATGTATCCATTTACATTctctattatattttattttttaaaactcgtGTGAAGTTTTTAATTTCATTGAATAAATCCAtacacttttataaataaatcaatttaaacattcaattaagttttttttaatctatagaATTCAATTCAAATCCTTCATTATATTCATTTGACAATTCGAAAAATCTACTCAAGTGTAAGATTTGAATACATAGACTATTTATATAATGTTAATAAAGGATCTAAATTGTTTCAGCCTTTTATAGTAACTAGTTggttttttgttgttgtttttgaaaattat
This window contains:
- the LOC120085700 gene encoding non-specific lipid-transfer protein 2-like, producing MKKVVSVRAVCLFIAAMAALLSVARVAEAVNCNPLELNSCAGAISSSSNPSRTCCSKLQEQKPCLCGYLRDPSLRPYVNAPGAKYVASKCGVPIPNC